The window ggggttggaactagatgatctttaaggtcccttccaacccaagacattctatgattttatgacacTATGACAGTATGACTTGCTGTGTTTATGCTGTAAGGTTCATGTGTTAGACACAAAAATCTTAGGGAGTGCTCATCTTTTAAGGAGGCTGCCATATTCAAATCACCTTCAAGCAGGGATATTTTTTCAGGACTAATGAATTAACTCTGCTGTgtatttttgctgtatttcagaACAGATAACAATCGCCTTCACAGTGTCCATGGTGATTGGACTGGTGATTGGAGGGATAATCTGGGCCTTGTTCACTTGTTTGTCCCGTCGCAGAGCTAGTGCTCACATTTCCCAGGGGAGCTCTTCAGCTTTCAGTCGTCGGTCCAGACCTGCCTCCCACAGCCAAACTACTGGCAGGACTGGATTTTACCGTAACAGCAGCTGTGAACGTCGGAGCAACCTCAGCCTGGCCAGCCTCACATTCCAGCGGCAAGCCTCCTTGGAGCAAGCCAACTCGTTCCCTAGGAAGTCAAGCTTCCGTGGGTCCACCTTCCACCCTTTTCTGCagtgccctcccctccctgtgGAGACGAACAGTCAACTGATCACCCTCACTCCCACCAACACAACCACAACCTTTGTGGGAAGCACCACCAACAGCTTAAGTCGACCTGAATTCCACTGGTCTAACAACAGCCTCCGCATCTGCCACTCCACACAAACCCCTCCTCCTGCCTATGAAACCATCATAAAAGCATTCCCGGACTCTTGAGCCAGGTCCTTGTTGCAAATACACATGGACATTTTAGGAAGAACCACAAATGTCTCATTTTTTGTGCATGCTGAAGATCTCTAAGAAGTCTCCAGCTGCTCTGACACATTGCAGAGGGGACGTACATTGCCAGGAGGCGGGTAGTGCTGATTTCTTAGAGCACTATGTCCCACTGTCCAAGGAATCACTCATCTTTGCGCTGCCAGCTCTGATTTACTGCCTTACAACATGCTTACATATTTCTATCTCTGTAATGTAACCATtgtatctttttctttatagaaaacaaaatgttgctgcacttaagaaaaaaaaaaaaaaaggaaagaaagaaagaaaaaaaaaaggataatttcTTCAAGAAATATGATTCTAGGAATTACTCATATACAGATTTCTGCAAATGTCActattctgttcctttttttttttttttaaacaaacaaacaaacagacagacaaaaacaacaaacaaataaacaaaacacatgtTCTGGTTCTATGTATTTTTCCAAGGATATTAAACTTTCAGTGAAAACCTCCTATTAACCAAATTCTTGCTGTAACCTCAGAACAGCTTCTAAGGAAGAAACCTTATACAAAGACCCCATAGGAGATTTGACATCACAGTCCAGTCTGTGATAATAGGTATCCTGTTCTGCTGATTGT is drawn from Anas platyrhynchos isolate ZD024472 breed Pekin duck chromosome 3, IASCAAS_PekinDuck_T2T, whole genome shotgun sequence and contains these coding sequences:
- the MYCT1 gene encoding myc target protein 1 → MDKNSTYSLTTWPPKFWEQITIAFTVSMVIGLVIGGIIWALFTCLSRRRASAHISQGSSSAFSRRSRPASHSQTTGRTGFYRNSSCERRSNLSLASLTFQRQASLEQANSFPRKSSFRGSTFHPFLQCPPLPVETNSQLITLTPTNTTTTFVGSTTNSLSRPEFHWSNNSLRICHSTQTPPPAYETIIKAFPDS